Proteins encoded together in one candidate division WOR-3 bacterium window:
- a CDS encoding S41 family peptidase, with protein sequence MKSRMKKYFAPASVFVGIFLIAAFVGGLLGKLWAQRTVNLAESLQMFSRVVGIVLNSYVEPVDSDKLIREGVRGMLQALDPYSEFLDETDFKELRIKTEAQFGGIGIHIGMVDEQLTVISPIEGTPAARAGIRAGDRIAEIEGKSTQGFTTEDAVKLLRGEPGTKVKIKIARPGVEELIPFELTRAIINIKSVPYFGMVTRDIGYIRLADMSRVASKDMLQAMDSLFRSGAKKLIFDLRSNGGGLLQEGKEVADLFLGPGKLVVRTKGRLPETNQDFVAESEDKYGDYPMVVLVDRGSASAAEIVAGALQDWERAVVVGDTTFGKGSVQTIHPLGTDIGMKITTAFWYTPSGRCINKSREKSRVVLKDTTKVTKQTFRTLGRLRRNLYGGGGIAPDIYLPPDKLTGLAARIPRAAFFDFATEYANSHPDLTMDFKADDEVLAQFKEFLRSRKKVEFTDGEFDSARAAVAEMVEIEIGGKIDGLHGEYQMRLRRDSYVKKAVELLESATSTEEVLKRLQ encoded by the coding sequence ATGAAGTCCCGGATGAAAAAATACTTTGCCCCGGCATCGGTGTTTGTCGGGATTTTTTTAATTGCGGCGTTTGTCGGTGGTCTGTTGGGCAAGTTGTGGGCGCAACGGACTGTCAATCTTGCCGAGAGTTTGCAGATGTTTTCCCGTGTGGTGGGAATTGTCCTCAACAGTTATGTCGAGCCGGTGGATAGCGACAAACTAATCCGCGAGGGAGTGCGCGGGATGTTACAGGCGCTCGACCCTTATTCAGAATTCTTAGACGAAACCGATTTCAAGGAGTTACGGATAAAAACTGAGGCGCAGTTTGGCGGGATTGGTATTCATATCGGGATGGTTGATGAACAGTTGACGGTTATTTCTCCGATTGAAGGGACGCCCGCGGCGCGTGCCGGGATTCGCGCCGGCGACCGCATTGCCGAGATTGAAGGAAAGTCCACGCAAGGATTCACCACGGAAGATGCGGTAAAACTGTTGCGCGGTGAACCGGGCACGAAGGTGAAAATTAAGATTGCCCGGCCCGGGGTTGAGGAACTGATTCCGTTTGAACTGACACGGGCGATAATCAATATCAAATCGGTTCCCTATTTTGGAATGGTGACCCGCGATATCGGCTATATCCGGTTGGCTGATATGTCACGGGTTGCTTCAAAAGATATGCTGCAGGCGATGGACTCGCTTTTTCGCAGCGGGGCGAAGAAGTTGATTTTCGATTTACGCTCGAACGGTGGTGGTTTGTTGCAGGAAGGAAAAGAGGTTGCGGATTTGTTTCTGGGACCGGGTAAACTTGTTGTCCGGACCAAGGGGCGGTTACCCGAGACCAACCAGGATTTTGTTGCCGAGTCGGAAGATAAATACGGCGATTACCCAATGGTGGTGTTGGTTGACCGGGGCAGTGCTTCCGCGGCGGAGATTGTTGCCGGTGCGTTACAGGATTGGGAGCGAGCGGTTGTTGTTGGTGACACAACTTTTGGCAAAGGTTCGGTTCAGACAATTCATCCGCTGGGGACTGACATCGGGATGAAAATCACGACCGCCTTCTGGTACACACCGAGTGGTCGGTGTATAAACAAATCACGCGAGAAAAGCCGGGTTGTGCTCAAAGATACAACTAAAGTTACCAAGCAGACCTTTCGCACCTTAGGGCGTCTGCGCCGTAATTTATACGGTGGCGGCGGAATTGCACCCGATATTTATCTTCCCCCGGACAAACTTACTGGACTGGCTGCCCGGATTCCGCGTGCGGCGTTTTTTGACTTTGCGACGGAGTATGCCAATAGCCATCCGGATTTAACAATGGATTTTAAAGCCGATGATGAGGTCCTGGCACAGTTTAAGGAGTTTCTGCGCAGTAGGAAAAAAGTGGAATTTACCGATGGTGAGTTTGACTCAGCACGCGCTGCGGTGGCAGAGATGGTTGAGATTGAAATCGGCGGTAAGATTGATGGATTGCACGGCGAATATCAAATGCGCCTGCGCCGCGACTCCTATGTTAAAAAAGCGGTGGAGTTGTTGGAAAGCGCCACTTCGACCGAAGAAGTATTGAAACGACTGCAATAA
- the rodA gene encoding rod shape-determining protein RodA → MTNNRRRFDISLLALTLTLITIGLLAIYSAGGGRYLLRQLIFVPIGFFGIFLFFLLPRRILYGLTEPLYALTLLLLIAVLFLGTGPGARRWFQIGSFSLQPSEFAKITVTLMLAKYLSYKREIKPNFASLAGPILIMVIPLLLILLEPDLSTALCLVPPFAAMLYWQGLRPLHILLLFMPFLSFAAGFSLYLWIPFFVFLAVLVFLRMRFFRAIAALATGTVFGLLSPVVLSLLKDYQRTRLISFFAPWFDPHGMGWNAIQSQIAIGSGRLLGKGFLHGTQKRLGFLPNRHTDFIFSAIAEETGFIGSLLLLLVIGFLIRRILLIAYNSRDKNASLIAIGFAAILFYQAFVNIGMLLGLLPITGVTLPFISYGGSSLLTCCLMIGLVLNISAQPE, encoded by the coding sequence ATGACGAATAATCGGCGGAGATTCGACATTTCCCTACTTGCTCTAACTTTAACTTTAATCACAATTGGTCTTCTTGCCATCTATTCTGCGGGAGGGGGGCGTTATCTTCTTCGCCAGCTGATATTTGTCCCCATCGGCTTTTTCGGGATTTTTTTGTTCTTCCTGCTCCCGCGCCGCATCCTATACGGTTTAACCGAACCACTTTATGCCTTAACTCTACTTCTGCTAATTGCTGTGTTATTCTTGGGAACCGGGCCTGGTGCCCGACGCTGGTTTCAAATCGGTTCATTTTCTTTACAACCCTCGGAGTTCGCAAAAATCACCGTCACCCTGATGCTCGCCAAATATTTAAGCTACAAACGGGAAATTAAACCAAACTTTGCCAGCCTTGCGGGACCGATATTGATAATGGTAATTCCCCTTTTGCTCATCCTGCTCGAACCTGACCTCAGCACCGCCCTCTGCCTGGTGCCGCCTTTTGCTGCAATGCTCTACTGGCAGGGATTAAGACCATTACACATTTTACTGCTATTTATGCCCTTCCTTTCTTTTGCCGCCGGCTTTTCGCTTTATCTGTGGATTCCCTTCTTTGTCTTCCTTGCTGTTCTCGTGTTCCTTCGAATGCGGTTCTTTCGGGCAATAGCGGCACTCGCAACCGGCACGGTATTCGGGCTTCTTTCCCCGGTTGTTCTTTCCCTGCTCAAGGATTACCAGCGAACCCGTCTTATCAGTTTTTTCGCACCGTGGTTTGACCCCCATGGAATGGGCTGGAACGCAATCCAATCGCAAATTGCCATCGGTTCAGGAAGACTTTTGGGAAAGGGCTTCCTTCACGGTACCCAAAAAAGGCTGGGCTTTCTTCCTAATCGTCATACCGATTTCATCTTCTCCGCCATTGCCGAAGAAACCGGTTTTATCGGCTCTTTGCTTCTGCTACTCGTCATCGGCTTTTTAATCCGGCGTATCCTTCTTATCGCCTACAACAGTCGGGACAAAAATGCAAGTCTCATAGCCATCGGTTTCGCTGCAATTCTCTTTTACCAAGCATTTGTCAACATCGGAATGTTACTCGGGCTTTTACCCATCACCGGCGTTACCCTGCCATTTATCAGCTATGGTGGCTCTTCACTCCTAACCTGTTGTCTTATGATTGGCCTTGTCCTCAACATCTCCGCCCAGCCGGAGTAG
- a CDS encoding BamA/TamA family outer membrane protein → MGLINQMRHLFSIPRVLCLSMFWALSICYAQFSYFGKNKVQTRDYQFQSFETENFKILFYPGGEGLAEFAARAAEDFYAKISRDLNMELEAKVPIIIYLSPGQFAETNVITDLLDEGVGGFSELIRNRIVVPFNGSYRDFYHVIGHELTHIFEFQMFYRSRLAALLGAIQEFQVPLWIMEGFAEFQSGWVTVNSEIFMRDLVLSGRLVSLVELNDNYGYLAYREGESFFLYVAERYGREKVYEFMNTLRSKRSLEATFQAVFGMSQKKIGEAWEQWLKMRYWPQIVKKANFDRIAELLTDHKQDGSVYNTAPAISPSGTKIAMISDRSEYVDLYLLSTINGKIIKRLIRGGRSGGFEGLHLIRPGVAWSPDEKIIAVVATAKGRDNITLIDVNNGKVVRRISGNLDAIYTPKFSPDGKKLVFVGVKNGFSDIYVVETDGGSPKRLTYDMFEDRDPAFSPSGDTIVFVSDRPEPGVDWMPGRYAVWLRDGRGELVRLTAPSSFLGYPVFTSSGEYLFWVAADSFSQNICVYSLKKGQIVRRTDFLGEVSYLSLSQNDRKLAFAYFSNVGWDIAMILDPLEKIPVDTGVIAEAVGAVRFIRSGLDFERVKPVGFSLALDYLAGAASYSTGAGGGFAGTIYLEMSDILGNHRFAIYTDLYGDILNSNLILQYWLLPKRVDYGFTLFQIFEIPYYDPGSFVVERVNRGGGAIISYPLDRFTKFETGLLGMASDVGVWRYDETWYQESIYREWLFYGSEAFVFDNTYWPDQFGPVRGVRTRVEVGASVPGISSRRYQMLTADFRHYLRLGRRFVFASRVVGTMGFGQFGSFYLGGEDVRGYKWGEFYKKQGPGIGLFNFELRYPFIDRLNIAFPLPIDIRGIRGVAFLDGGMILGDSMRIWNGQQFQDLKLGVGAGLRIPVWFFYVKLDFAKPLSLTDDKNWKFLFELGSDF, encoded by the coding sequence ATGGGTCTAATTAATCAGATGCGGCACCTCTTTTCAATTCCCAGAGTTCTATGTCTCAGTATGTTCTGGGCTTTGAGCATTTGCTATGCTCAGTTTTCTTATTTTGGGAAAAATAAGGTGCAAACCCGAGATTATCAGTTCCAGAGTTTTGAAACTGAAAATTTTAAGATTCTTTTTTACCCCGGAGGTGAAGGGCTTGCCGAGTTTGCTGCCCGGGCAGCAGAGGATTTTTACGCCAAAATCAGCCGGGACCTGAACATGGAATTAGAGGCAAAGGTGCCGATTATTATTTATCTCTCTCCCGGACAGTTTGCCGAAACCAATGTTATTACCGATTTGCTTGATGAAGGGGTGGGCGGTTTCTCAGAGTTGATCAGGAATCGCATTGTCGTTCCCTTCAACGGCTCTTACCGCGATTTTTATCATGTGATTGGGCACGAACTAACCCATATTTTTGAGTTCCAAATGTTTTATCGTTCGCGATTAGCGGCACTGCTTGGCGCAATACAGGAGTTTCAGGTGCCATTGTGGATTATGGAAGGTTTTGCTGAGTTCCAGTCCGGCTGGGTTACGGTGAACTCAGAGATATTTATGCGGGATTTGGTGTTGAGTGGCCGTCTGGTTTCTTTAGTGGAGTTGAACGACAATTATGGGTATCTTGCTTACCGGGAAGGAGAGTCGTTTTTTCTTTATGTGGCGGAGCGCTATGGTCGGGAAAAGGTCTACGAGTTTATGAATACGCTGCGGAGTAAAAGGAGCCTGGAGGCGACTTTTCAGGCGGTTTTCGGAATGAGCCAGAAAAAAATCGGTGAGGCGTGGGAGCAATGGCTTAAAATGCGCTACTGGCCCCAGATTGTTAAAAAGGCAAACTTTGACCGCATTGCTGAACTTTTGACCGATCACAAACAGGACGGCTCAGTTTACAATACCGCGCCGGCAATTTCACCTAGCGGGACAAAGATCGCAATGATTTCGGACCGGTCAGAGTATGTTGACCTGTATTTGCTCTCAACAATCAATGGCAAAATTATAAAACGCCTGATACGCGGCGGCCGTTCGGGGGGATTTGAAGGGCTGCATTTAATTCGACCCGGTGTCGCCTGGTCTCCAGACGAGAAAATCATTGCCGTTGTTGCCACAGCGAAAGGAAGAGACAACATTACCCTGATTGATGTTAACAATGGCAAAGTTGTGCGCCGTATTTCCGGTAATCTTGATGCAATTTACACGCCGAAGTTTTCGCCCGATGGTAAAAAACTGGTTTTTGTCGGGGTGAAAAATGGTTTCAGTGACATCTACGTGGTGGAGACCGATGGGGGATCGCCAAAAAGATTGACTTACGATATGTTTGAAGACAGAGACCCGGCATTTTCTCCTTCGGGAGATACCATAGTGTTTGTTTCGGACCGTCCCGAACCGGGAGTTGATTGGATGCCGGGGAGATATGCGGTGTGGTTGAGAGATGGACGGGGTGAACTGGTGCGACTAACTGCGCCGAGTAGTTTCTTGGGCTATCCGGTGTTTACCAGTTCGGGCGAATATCTATTCTGGGTCGCGGCGGACTCCTTTTCGCAAAACATTTGCGTTTACTCTCTTAAAAAGGGTCAAATTGTACGCCGTACCGACTTTTTGGGCGAGGTGTCTTATCTATCTCTGTCCCAAAATGACCGAAAACTTGCCTTTGCCTACTTTTCCAATGTAGGCTGGGATATTGCGATGATACTTGACCCGCTTGAGAAAATTCCTGTTGATACGGGAGTAATTGCTGAGGCGGTGGGTGCCGTTCGGTTCATAAGGAGCGGTCTGGACTTTGAACGGGTAAAACCGGTAGGGTTCAGTCTGGCACTGGATTATCTTGCCGGAGCCGCTTCTTACAGTACCGGTGCCGGGGGAGGATTCGCCGGAACAATTTACCTTGAAATGAGTGATATTTTGGGCAACCATCGGTTTGCAATTTACACCGACCTTTACGGTGACATCCTTAACTCCAATTTGATTCTGCAATACTGGTTATTACCCAAGCGCGTTGATTATGGATTTACCTTGTTTCAAATTTTTGAAATACCTTACTACGACCCGGGTTCTTTTGTGGTTGAGCGAGTGAATCGCGGCGGCGGAGCGATTATCAGTTATCCGCTGGACCGGTTTACAAAATTCGAAACAGGATTGCTGGGAATGGCGAGCGATGTAGGTGTTTGGCGTTACGATGAAACCTGGTATCAAGAATCAATTTATCGGGAATGGCTGTTTTATGGAAGTGAGGCGTTTGTGTTCGACAACACCTACTGGCCTGATCAGTTTGGTCCAGTTCGGGGTGTGCGCACGCGTGTTGAAGTTGGGGCATCAGTGCCCGGTATTTCAAGCCGGCGCTATCAGATGCTGACCGCTGACTTTCGTCACTATTTACGGTTAGGTCGTAGGTTTGTCTTTGCCAGTCGGGTTGTTGGCACGATGGGTTTTGGGCAATTCGGTTCTTTCTATCTGGGCGGGGAAGATGTTCGGGGATACAAATGGGGTGAATTTTACAAAAAGCAAGGTCCAGGGATTGGGCTATTTAACTTTGAGTTGCGTTATCCTTTTATCGACCGGTTGAATATCGCCTTTCCTCTGCCGATAGATATTCGTGGTATCAGGGGTGTAGCATTTCTCGACGGCGGGATGATTTTGGGTGACAGTATGCGCATCTGGAACGGGCAGCAATTCCAGGACTTAAAACTCGGCGTCGGGGCAGGGTTGCGTATTCCAGTTTGGTTTTTCTATGTGAAACTGGACTTTGCCAAACCATTGTCGTTAACGGATGATAAAAACTGGAAGTTTCTGTTTGAGCTGGGCTCCGATTTTTAA
- the mrdA gene encoding penicillin-binding protein 2 has product MKNRLKRLTGIIIILFGILSLRLSYLQLIRGARYARLSDRNRIRKIVLPAPRGRIYDRNGVLLADTRPSFTVTVIPTETNDSALTLLASLINLPFAELKRRLEPIVAFPSPVTIYRNADPTIVARIQENNFRLPGVLIRIDPVRNYPYHELYSHTIGHLGEVTEEELAKDSTYRRLDFVGRTGVEASYEKVLRGKDGYEFVEVDARGREIGPLAEKRPEPPIPGKDIYLTIDHRLQNLAAELTKNYDRAAVVGISVKNGAIICLLSRPQFDPNIFFSTINPSFWKNLVNNPSKPFYNRAISSGYPPGSTFKPLVALAALKDHIVTPTTTLLPCTGTFRYGNRTFKCWSTHGTLNLLGAIEQSCNVYFYQLGLRLSIDSLTEFCQRLGLGKPTGIDIPGESPGNIPSREYLDRRYGKGKWTRGTMLNFAIGQGEIMLTPLQLATLYCCIANEGYYYRPFLVSHIDSAGIRVKVTQPTRIDVSINKQDLMQVKKALTRVVQFGTGRAAQHNEITIAGKTGTAQNPPRPDHAWFVGYAPAEAPEVVFAVLVENAGHGGAVAAPIVGELIRAYFSSYDE; this is encoded by the coding sequence ATGAAAAACCGTTTAAAAAGATTAACCGGCATTATCATCATCCTGTTTGGCATCTTAAGCCTGCGCCTATCTTATCTCCAACTTATCCGCGGTGCCCGTTACGCCCGATTAAGCGACCGTAATCGGATTCGTAAAATTGTTTTACCGGCACCGCGCGGCCGTATCTACGACCGTAACGGCGTTCTCCTTGCCGACACCCGACCTTCATTCACTGTTACCGTAATCCCAACTGAGACAAACGATAGCGCTCTAACCCTGCTTGCCAGCCTTATTAACCTGCCATTTGCTGAACTCAAACGGCGCCTGGAACCAATCGTTGCCTTTCCTTCACCGGTTACAATTTATCGCAATGCCGACCCAACAATTGTCGCCCGAATCCAGGAAAACAACTTTCGCCTCCCCGGCGTACTGATCCGCATTGACCCGGTTCGTAATTACCCCTACCATGAGCTTTACTCTCATACAATCGGTCATCTGGGCGAGGTCACGGAAGAAGAACTCGCTAAAGATTCCACTTACCGTCGTCTCGATTTCGTCGGTCGAACCGGTGTCGAAGCCAGTTATGAAAAAGTTTTGCGCGGCAAAGACGGTTATGAATTTGTTGAAGTCGATGCCCGGGGCAGAGAAATCGGTCCTTTAGCCGAAAAAAGACCAGAACCCCCAATTCCCGGCAAAGATATCTATCTGACTATCGATCACCGTCTTCAAAATCTTGCGGCCGAACTTACTAAAAACTATGACCGCGCCGCGGTTGTAGGCATCTCGGTTAAAAATGGCGCAATCATCTGCCTTTTGTCTCGCCCCCAGTTTGACCCGAACATTTTCTTTTCGACCATAAATCCGTCATTTTGGAAAAACCTCGTCAACAACCCTTCTAAACCATTTTATAACCGGGCAATTTCTTCAGGGTATCCTCCGGGTAGCACATTTAAACCCCTGGTCGCACTCGCCGCACTTAAAGACCACATTGTCACGCCTACCACAACCCTATTACCCTGTACCGGGACATTTCGCTACGGCAACCGCACATTCAAATGCTGGTCTACCCACGGCACACTCAATCTACTTGGTGCCATCGAGCAATCCTGCAATGTTTACTTCTACCAGCTTGGATTACGCCTCAGCATTGATAGTCTCACAGAGTTTTGTCAGCGCTTGGGTTTGGGCAAACCAACCGGTATTGACATCCCGGGAGAAAGTCCGGGAAATATTCCTTCCCGGGAGTATCTCGACCGCCGCTATGGAAAAGGTAAATGGACCCGGGGCACAATGCTCAACTTTGCCATTGGTCAGGGGGAAATTATGCTAACTCCTCTGCAACTGGCAACACTCTACTGTTGCATCGCCAACGAAGGTTATTATTATCGACCATTTCTTGTTTCCCATATCGATTCTGCCGGTATCCGGGTAAAGGTTACCCAACCCACACGCATCGATGTCTCAATAAACAAACAGGATCTAATGCAGGTGAAAAAAGCATTAACTAGGGTCGTCCAGTTCGGCACCGGTCGTGCTGCACAACACAACGAAATCACCATCGCCGGCAAAACCGGCACGGCACAAAACCCACCCCGGCCCGACCATGCCTGGTTTGTTGGCTATGCACCGGCTGAAGCCCCAGAAGTTGTTTTCGCTGTTTTAGTAGAAAATGCCGGACACGGTGGAGCTGTTGCCGCACCAATTGTTGGTGAACTGATTCGTGCCTATTTTTCTTCATATGACGAATAA
- the rlmN gene encoding 23S rRNA (adenine(2503)-C(2))-methyltransferase RlmN produces the protein MTDIKSFTLEQLIQYGEKCGWEKYRARQLFLWLYQKNATSFDEMTNLSKNFRQELSKQFYISNLSPIRILSSPDSTVKLTFALQDDNIIESVLLFDQNRRTVCVSTQVGCPLNCRICATAKLGFKRNLKWFEIVEQIQALIRQTNTTPTNIVFMGMGEPLLNLDEVLEAVKTINSDYGLKIGARRITISTAGIPDGIYRLAQFPLQIRLAVSLNATNDQTRSMIMPINKRYPLKILFEAIRAYYAQTHRRITFEYVLLDGINNLPEDISRLVRLLEGIPCKINLIPFNPFPGSPFRPPTPAAVKRFALALYPHLPTVTIRKSKGGKILAGCGQLAGELNIP, from the coding sequence ATGACCGACATCAAATCCTTCACCCTTGAACAACTCATTCAATATGGGGAAAAGTGCGGTTGGGAAAAATATCGCGCCCGCCAACTGTTTCTCTGGCTGTACCAGAAAAATGCCACCAGCTTTGACGAAATGACGAACTTGAGCAAAAATTTTCGTCAGGAACTCAGTAAACAGTTTTACATCAGCAACCTTTCACCAATCCGTATCCTATCCAGTCCTGATTCAACAGTTAAACTCACCTTTGCTCTTCAGGACGACAACATAATTGAGTCCGTGCTACTCTTCGACCAGAACCGCCGCACAGTCTGTGTCTCTACCCAGGTTGGATGTCCGTTAAACTGCCGCATCTGTGCCACCGCAAAACTCGGCTTCAAACGAAACCTTAAATGGTTTGAAATTGTCGAACAGATTCAGGCGTTGATCAGGCAAACCAACACCACTCCAACTAATATTGTATTTATGGGAATGGGCGAACCCCTTCTCAACTTAGATGAAGTCCTCGAGGCGGTAAAAACTATAAACTCCGATTACGGATTAAAAATCGGTGCCCGTCGTATCACCATTTCCACCGCTGGCATTCCTGATGGTATCTATCGCCTTGCCCAGTTCCCTCTTCAGATTCGACTCGCCGTGTCGCTCAACGCCACCAATGACCAAACCCGTTCGATGATTATGCCCATCAACAAACGTTACCCCCTAAAAATCCTATTTGAAGCAATTCGCGCCTACTATGCCCAAACCCACCGCCGAATCACCTTCGAGTATGTCCTGCTCGATGGTATCAATAACCTTCCCGAAGACATCTCAAGGCTTGTACGTCTGCTCGAAGGTATTCCTTGTAAAATCAACCTGATTCCCTTCAACCCATTTCCCGGTTCACCATTTAGACCGCCAACGCCGGCTGCTGTCAAACGCTTTGCCCTTGCTCTTTATCCCCACCTGCCGACGGTTACCATCCGGAAAAGCAAAGGAGGCAAAATCTTAGCCGGTTGTGGCCAACTTGCTGGAGAATTGAACATCCCATAA
- the mreD gene encoding rod shape-determining protein MreD: MRQFFAFVFIYLLFVLQSTLFPVGPQFVLLALIVFALYENRLIATLLGIWAGFCLDLTTPTTLGVQMLTLGGIGYGIAVVRNLFYRNRWHNLLFTLTGLLLQQLLYYFVDKNPLNLNTLLITAILTLTLAPLAEPAVVALFYRHSKK, translated from the coding sequence ATGCGCCAGTTCTTCGCATTTGTTTTCATCTATCTCCTGTTTGTACTCCAGAGCACCTTGTTTCCAGTTGGACCCCAATTTGTCCTTCTTGCCCTGATTGTATTCGCCCTCTATGAAAACCGTCTCATCGCCACCCTTCTTGGTATCTGGGCTGGCTTCTGTCTCGACCTTACCACCCCAACCACACTTGGCGTTCAAATGTTAACATTAGGTGGTATCGGCTACGGCATTGCTGTGGTGCGCAACCTATTTTACCGCAACCGCTGGCATAATCTCCTTTTTACCCTTACTGGATTACTCCTTCAGCAACTTTTGTACTACTTTGTGGATAAAAATCCTTTAAACCTAAACACGCTGCTGATTACAGCAATCCTAACACTTACCCTGGCTCCGCTCGCCGAACCGGCAGTTGTCGCTCTTTTCTATCGTCATTCAAAAAAATGA
- a CDS encoding isoaspartyl peptidase/L-asparaginase, giving the protein MDNRPVGIICHGGVGKIEEKTEYAAGLKVAIEEGYRLLRQGASALEAVIKAVVVMEDNPIFNAGTGSSLTFDGGVEMDAAVMTQDGRFGGVCCITGVKNPILVAEKVMVYTDHLLLAGSGAVEFARQMGFSEYQVITERARARLEKMKKEGSPYFPRLSQRLRLTEEQKMGTVGAVAIDRNGHLAAATSSGGIVGRLKGRVGDSAILGAGTYASPNGAVSCTGHGEEILRILLAKDIVDRMKTMPASTALILALAEAKRKKIVCGAIGFDARGGICYGHTAHEMAYGYKVADRLFMFNDGK; this is encoded by the coding sequence ATGGATAATAGACCGGTTGGGATAATTTGTCACGGTGGCGTGGGTAAGATTGAGGAAAAGACGGAATATGCGGCGGGCTTGAAAGTTGCGATTGAAGAGGGTTATCGATTACTGCGACAGGGAGCCAGCGCTTTGGAGGCAGTAATTAAAGCGGTTGTTGTTATGGAAGATAATCCGATTTTTAATGCCGGAACTGGCTCCAGCTTAACGTTCGATGGTGGTGTTGAGATGGATGCGGCGGTGATGACACAGGATGGCAGATTTGGTGGGGTTTGCTGTATCACCGGAGTAAAGAATCCGATTCTGGTAGCGGAGAAGGTAATGGTTTATACCGACCATTTGCTACTCGCTGGTTCAGGGGCGGTGGAATTTGCCCGCCAGATGGGATTTTCGGAGTATCAGGTGATAACCGAGCGGGCGCGCGCCCGTCTGGAAAAAATGAAGAAAGAAGGGTCACCTTATTTTCCGAGATTGAGCCAGCGGTTGAGACTGACAGAAGAGCAAAAGATGGGTACGGTGGGAGCGGTGGCGATTGACCGTAATGGCCATCTGGCAGCGGCAACATCAAGCGGGGGAATCGTGGGCAGGCTGAAAGGAAGAGTCGGTGATTCAGCGATATTGGGTGCCGGAACTTACGCCTCACCTAACGGAGCAGTATCGTGCACCGGGCATGGCGAGGAGATATTGCGAATTCTTCTCGCAAAGGACATCGTGGACCGGATGAAGACGATGCCCGCCTCAACAGCACTTATTCTTGCACTGGCAGAAGCAAAGCGCAAGAAGATAGTATGTGGGGCGATTGGATTTGATGCCCGGGGCGGGATATGTTACGGTCATACCGCGCACGAGATGGCGTATGGTTATAAGGTAGCAGACCGACTTTTTATGTTTAATGATGGCAAGTGA
- the mutM gene encoding bifunctional DNA-formamidopyrimidine glycosylase/DNA-(apurinic or apyrimidinic site) lyase, with translation MPELPEVETIKRHLAPLLTDNQIKTVLVRRADAVGYPDIKNFRTGLEGKKIKQLVRRGKYLIIHLHPHGRLIFHLRLSGHLRVVNNNDEIPAYERVRLVFTSGRALSFIEPRVLGKVYYVDGAGLPSVLQGLGRLGLEPIDRRFNGKYLREKLRGRRAKIKSLLMDQRICAGVGNIYSDEALFRAKIRPTRRANTLKPDEINQLAQALRAVLKSGIKWMGTTMTDNRYLQPDGARGEFQNQLRVFGKKGMPCGICGRPIKRLKLGNRSSYFCPRCQH, from the coding sequence ATGCCCGAACTCCCGGAAGTTGAGACCATCAAGCGCCACTTGGCACCACTTTTAACCGACAACCAGATAAAGACCGTTCTCGTGCGGCGAGCGGATGCGGTTGGTTATCCTGATATAAAAAATTTCCGCACCGGCTTAGAAGGGAAAAAAATTAAACAATTGGTTCGGCGAGGGAAATACCTGATAATACATCTTCACCCCCACGGGCGGCTGATCTTTCATCTCCGATTGAGCGGGCACTTACGCGTCGTCAATAACAACGATGAAATTCCAGCCTATGAAAGGGTAAGGTTGGTGTTTACAAGTGGCCGGGCGCTTTCTTTTATTGAGCCCCGGGTACTTGGAAAGGTTTATTATGTTGACGGTGCAGGGTTGCCATCGGTCCTGCAGGGGCTGGGGCGTTTAGGGCTGGAACCAATTGACCGCAGATTTAACGGTAAATATCTGAGGGAGAAGTTGCGGGGACGGCGGGCAAAGATAAAAAGTTTGCTAATGGACCAGCGGATATGTGCCGGCGTCGGGAATATCTATTCAGACGAGGCGCTGTTTCGCGCTAAGATTAGACCAACCCGGCGGGCGAACACATTAAAACCAGACGAGATAAATCAACTGGCGCAGGCATTAAGGGCGGTGCTTAAATCCGGAATTAAGTGGATGGGGACGACAATGACGGATAATCGCTATCTTCAGCCCGATGGTGCCCGGGGCGAGTTTCAAAATCAACTCCGGGTATTTGGCAAAAAAGGTATGCCCTGCGGTATCTGCGGCAGGCCGATTAAAAGGTTAAAACTTGGCAATCGCAGTAGTTACTTCTGTCCCCGGTGTCAGCATTAG